The Pseudomonas triclosanedens genome has a window encoding:
- the trkA gene encoding Trk system potassium transporter TrkA — protein MKIIILGAGQVGGTLAEHLASEANDITVVDTDGERLRDLNDRLDIRTVHGKASFPTVLRQAGADDADMLVAVTNSDEVNMVACQVAYTLFNTPTRIARVREAAYLTRTGLFDNEAIPVDVLISPEQVVTNYIKRLVEYPGSLQVIDFAEGKAQLVGIRAYYGGPLVGQELRQLREHMPNADTRVAAIYRRNRPIIPQGDTVIEADDEVFFIAAKAHIRAVMGEMRRLEDSYKRIIIAGGGNIGERLAEAIESRYQVKIIEMNPARCRHLSEHLDSTIVLQGSASDRDLLLEENIGDTDLFLALTNDDEANIMSSLLAKRLGARKVMTLINNPAYVDLVQSGDIDIAISPQLATIGTLLTHVRRGDIESVHSLRRGAAEAIEVVAHGDAKSSKVIGRKINEVHLPPGTTIGAVIRDDDVLIAHGETVIESGDHVILFVVDKRRIRDVERLFQAGLTFF, from the coding sequence ATGAAGATCATCATCCTCGGTGCCGGCCAGGTCGGCGGCACTCTGGCCGAGCACCTCGCCAGCGAAGCCAACGACATCACCGTGGTCGACACCGACGGCGAACGCCTGCGCGATCTCAACGACCGCCTCGACATCCGCACCGTGCATGGCAAGGCATCGTTCCCCACCGTACTGCGCCAGGCCGGCGCCGACGATGCCGACATGCTGGTGGCGGTGACCAACAGCGATGAGGTGAACATGGTCGCCTGCCAGGTGGCCTACACGCTGTTCAACACACCGACGCGCATCGCCCGCGTGCGCGAAGCGGCCTACCTCACGCGTACCGGCCTGTTCGACAACGAGGCGATCCCGGTCGACGTGCTGATCAGCCCCGAGCAGGTGGTGACCAACTACATCAAGCGCCTGGTGGAATACCCCGGCTCGCTGCAGGTCATCGACTTCGCAGAGGGCAAGGCCCAGCTCGTGGGTATCCGCGCCTACTACGGCGGGCCGCTGGTAGGCCAGGAGCTGCGCCAGTTGCGCGAACACATGCCCAACGCCGACACCCGCGTCGCGGCCATCTACCGCCGCAACCGGCCGATCATTCCCCAGGGCGATACAGTCATCGAGGCGGACGACGAAGTATTCTTCATCGCCGCCAAGGCCCACATTCGCGCGGTGATGGGCGAGATGCGCCGGCTGGAGGACAGCTACAAGCGCATCATCATCGCCGGCGGCGGCAACATCGGCGAACGTCTGGCCGAGGCCATCGAGAGCCGCTACCAGGTGAAGATCATCGAGATGAACCCGGCGCGCTGCCGCCATCTTTCCGAGCACCTGGACAGCACCATCGTGCTCCAGGGCAGCGCGTCCGACCGTGATCTGCTGCTGGAGGAGAACATCGGCGATACCGACCTCTTCCTCGCCCTGACCAACGACGACGAGGCGAACATCATGTCCTCGCTGCTGGCCAAGCGACTCGGCGCGCGCAAGGTGATGACACTTATCAACAACCCTGCCTATGTCGACCTGGTGCAAAGCGGCGACATCGACATCGCCATCAGCCCACAGTTGGCCACCATCGGCACGTTGCTGACCCACGTGCGCCGGGGCGACATCGAGAGCGTTCACTCGCTGCGTCGCGGTGCCGCCGAAGCCATCGAAGTGGTCGCCCACGGCGACGCCAAGTCGAGCAAGGTGATCGGCCGCAAGATCAACGAGGTGCACCTGCCACCGGGCACCACCATCGGCGCAGTGATCCGCGATGATGACGTGCTGATCGCCCACGGCGAGACGGTGATCGAGTCCGGCGACCACGTGATCCTCTTCGTGGTCGACAAGCGCCGTATCCGCGACGTCGAACGCCTGTTCCAGGCGGGGCTGACCTTCTTCTGA
- the fmt gene encoding methionyl-tRNA formyltransferase has product MSQALRIVFAGTPEFAAEHLKALLGGPHELVAVYTQPDRPAGRGQKLMPSPVKQLAVEHGLPVLQPPTLRNPDAQAELAALKPDLMVVVAYGLILPQTVLDIPRLGCINSHASLLPRWRGAAPIQRAVEAGDAESGVTVMQMEAGLDTGPMLLKVSTPITAEDTGGSLHDRLAELGPKAVVEAIAGLAAGTLKGEVQDDALATYAHKLNKEEARIDWSRPADELERRIRAFTPWPVCHTTLGDAALKVLGARLAQGKGEPGRIVDASRDGLLVACGEGALLLTRLQLPGGKPLAFADLFNSRREQFAAGQTLGQSGLGQ; this is encoded by the coding sequence ATGAGCCAAGCATTGCGCATCGTCTTCGCCGGCACCCCGGAATTCGCCGCCGAACACCTCAAGGCCCTGCTGGGCGGCCCCCATGAACTGGTGGCCGTCTATACCCAGCCGGATCGACCGGCCGGCCGCGGCCAGAAGCTGATGCCCAGTCCGGTCAAGCAGCTCGCCGTCGAGCACGGTCTGCCTGTCCTGCAACCACCGACCCTGCGCAATCCCGACGCCCAGGCGGAGCTGGCGGCGCTCAAGCCCGACCTGATGGTAGTGGTCGCCTACGGGCTGATCCTGCCGCAGACGGTGCTGGATATCCCGCGCCTGGGCTGCATCAACAGCCATGCGTCGCTGTTGCCGCGCTGGCGTGGCGCAGCGCCGATCCAGCGTGCGGTGGAAGCCGGCGATGCCGAGAGCGGCGTCACCGTGATGCAAATGGAGGCGGGCCTGGATACCGGGCCGATGCTGCTCAAGGTGAGTACTCCGATCACCGCCGAGGATACCGGCGGCAGCCTGCATGATCGGCTGGCCGAACTCGGCCCGAAGGCCGTGGTCGAGGCCATCGCGGGCCTGGCCGCCGGCACGCTGAAGGGCGAAGTGCAGGACGACGCCCTGGCCACCTACGCGCACAAGCTGAACAAGGAAGAGGCGCGCATCGACTGGTCGCGCCCCGCCGATGAACTGGAACGCCGCATCCGCGCCTTCACGCCGTGGCCGGTATGCCACACCACCCTGGGCGATGCCGCGCTTAAGGTACTCGGCGCCAGGCTGGCGCAGGGCAAGGGCGAGCCTGGCCGGATTGTCGATGCCAGCCGCGATGGCCTGCTGGTCGCCTGCGGCGAAGGCGCGCTGCTGCTGACTCGCCTGCAACTGCCCGGTGGCAAGCCGCTGGCCTTCGCCGACCTGTTCAACAGCCGCCGCGAGCAATTCGCCGCCGGCCAGACACTCGGTCAGTCAGGGCTGGGCCAATGA
- the rsmB gene encoding 16S rRNA (cytosine(967)-C(5))-methyltransferase RsmB: protein MSTNPRLAAARALAAVLAGRASLGSSLPAQLEGVEPRDRGLVQELAFGSARWQPRLSTLAARLLQKPFKAGDRDVEALLLVGLYQLLYTRIPPHAAIGETVGCADKLKKPWAKGLLNAVLRRAQREGETLLADVDRDPAARLAHPRWLQKALKQAWPEQFESICTANNAHPPMTLRVNRRHGSRDAYLEELQRVGFEASACAFSRDGIQLAQPCDVRELPGFAEGRVSVQDEAAQLAAELLELAPNQRVLDACCAPGGKTCHLMEAEPKLAGVVAVDLEESRLVRVRENLERLRLDAELIAADARDTAAWWDGKAFQRILLDAPCSATGVIRRHPDIKLTRTADDIEALAQLQGELLDALWPTLEVGGVLIYATCSVMPRENSQQIAAFLGRTPGARELDLPGPWGIKQPHGRQLLPQQGGHDGFYYAKLIKISAR from the coding sequence ATGAGCACCAATCCCCGTCTCGCAGCAGCCCGTGCCCTGGCTGCCGTACTTGCCGGCCGTGCCTCGCTGGGCAGCTCGCTGCCGGCCCAACTGGAAGGCGTCGAGCCGCGCGACCGTGGCCTGGTCCAGGAGCTGGCCTTCGGCAGCGCCCGCTGGCAGCCGCGTCTTTCCACACTGGCCGCGCGCCTGCTGCAGAAGCCGTTCAAGGCGGGCGACCGCGATGTGGAAGCGTTGCTTCTGGTCGGCCTGTACCAGTTGCTCTACACCCGGATTCCTCCCCATGCGGCCATTGGCGAGACCGTCGGCTGCGCGGACAAGCTGAAAAAACCCTGGGCCAAGGGCCTGCTCAACGCCGTGCTGCGCCGCGCCCAGCGTGAAGGTGAAACGCTGCTGGCCGATGTCGACCGCGACCCCGCCGCCCGCCTGGCGCATCCGCGCTGGCTGCAGAAAGCGCTGAAGCAAGCCTGGCCCGAGCAGTTCGAATCGATCTGCACCGCCAACAACGCGCACCCGCCGATGACGCTGCGTGTAAACCGTCGACACGGCAGCCGCGATGCCTATCTGGAGGAGTTGCAACGCGTTGGCTTCGAGGCGTCAGCCTGCGCGTTCAGCCGCGATGGCATCCAGCTTGCGCAACCGTGCGACGTGCGCGAGCTGCCGGGCTTCGCCGAAGGCCGCGTCAGCGTGCAGGATGAGGCGGCACAGCTCGCGGCGGAGCTGCTGGAACTGGCACCGAATCAACGCGTGCTCGACGCCTGCTGTGCGCCGGGCGGCAAGACCTGCCACTTGATGGAAGCCGAGCCGAAGCTGGCCGGCGTGGTTGCGGTGGACCTGGAAGAAAGCCGCCTGGTACGCGTGCGGGAGAACCTCGAACGCCTGCGACTGGATGCCGAGCTGATCGCCGCTGACGCCCGCGACACCGCTGCCTGGTGGGACGGCAAGGCATTCCAGCGCATCCTGCTCGACGCACCGTGCTCGGCCACCGGAGTGATCCGCCGCCACCCCGACATCAAGCTCACCCGCACTGCCGACGACATCGAGGCGCTGGCGCAATTGCAAGGCGAACTGCTGGACGCCCTGTGGCCGACGCTGGAGGTTGGTGGAGTGCTGATCTACGCAACCTGCTCGGTGATGCCTCGGGAGAACAGCCAACAGATCGCCGCGTTCCTGGGTCGCACCCCCGGCGCGCGGGAGCTGGACCTGCCCGGTCCGTGGGGCATCAAGCAGCCGCATGGCCGCCAGTTGCTGCCACAGCAAGGCGGGCATGACGGCTTCTACTATGCCAAGCTGATCAAAATTTCCGCTCGCTGA
- the def gene encoding peptide deformylase — protein MAILNILEFPDPRLRTIAKPVAEVDDGIRQLIDDMFETMYEAPGIGLAATQVNVHKQIIVMDLSEDKSEPRVFINPELEELTEEKGPYQEGCLSVPGFYENVDRPLRVRIKALDRDGKPFEEIAEDLLAVCIQHECDHLNGKLFVDYLSNLKRDRIRKKLEKQHRQQA, from the coding sequence ATGGCCATTCTGAACATTCTCGAATTTCCCGATCCTCGCCTGCGTACGATCGCCAAGCCGGTAGCGGAGGTCGATGACGGCATTCGCCAACTGATCGACGACATGTTCGAGACCATGTACGAGGCTCCAGGCATCGGCCTGGCCGCCACACAGGTCAACGTGCACAAGCAGATCATCGTGATGGATCTGTCCGAGGACAAGTCCGAGCCGCGGGTGTTCATCAACCCCGAACTGGAAGAGCTGACCGAAGAGAAGGGCCCGTACCAGGAAGGCTGCCTGTCGGTTCCCGGCTTCTATGAGAACGTGGACCGCCCGCTGCGTGTGCGCATCAAGGCGCTGGACCGCGACGGCAAGCCCTTCGAGGAAATCGCCGAAGACCTGCTCGCCGTGTGCATCCAGCACGAATGCGATCACCTCAACGGCAAGCTGTTCGTCGACTACCTGTCCAACCTCAAGCGTGACCGTATCCGCAAGAAGCTGGAAAAACAGCACCGGCAACAGGCGTGA
- a CDS encoding tetratricopeptide repeat protein, with protein MLEGLERMLAKGVDNALLRFGLGKGYLDAGDAATAAVHLRRCVEQDPKYSAAWKLLGKALQAQDDLDGARAAWSDGLAAAQAHGDKQAEKEMTVFLRRLEKTKGA; from the coding sequence ATGCTCGAAGGGCTGGAAAGGATGCTCGCCAAGGGAGTGGACAACGCGCTGCTGCGCTTTGGCCTGGGCAAGGGCTACCTGGACGCCGGCGACGCTGCCACGGCCGCCGTGCACCTGCGCCGCTGCGTGGAGCAGGACCCGAAGTACTCCGCCGCCTGGAAGCTCCTGGGCAAGGCCCTGCAGGCCCAGGACGACCTGGACGGCGCGCGCGCCGCATGGTCCGATGGCCTCGCCGCCGCGCAGGCGCATGGCGACAAGCAGGCCGAGAAGGAAATGACGGTTTTCCTGCGCAGGCTGGAAAAGACGAAGGGCGCCTAG
- a CDS encoding 7-cyano-7-deazaguanine/7-aminomethyl-7-deazaguanine transporter → MSAYIPAARRGALAGLVAFHILIIIASNYLVQLPMTLFGWHTTWGAFSFPFIFLATDLTVRLLGKRPARLVIARVMIPALLASYVISVIFQEGAFRGFAALGEFNTFVARISLASFLAYVFGQILDIQVFDRLRRMRQWWIAPVVSTLFGNLLDTFTFFSIAFWHSDNAFMAEHWVEIAWVDYGVKLAVMLMLFVPLYGMLLSAITRGLQRRPAAV, encoded by the coding sequence ATGTCGGCGTACATTCCGGCGGCAAGGCGCGGCGCTCTGGCCGGCCTGGTCGCGTTCCATATCCTGATCATCATTGCCAGCAACTACCTGGTGCAGTTGCCGATGACGCTGTTCGGCTGGCACACAACCTGGGGCGCATTCAGCTTCCCATTCATCTTCCTGGCGACTGATCTCACCGTCCGCCTGCTCGGCAAACGCCCGGCGCGGCTAGTCATCGCCCGGGTGATGATCCCCGCCCTGCTGGCATCCTACGTGATCTCGGTGATCTTCCAGGAAGGAGCCTTCCGCGGTTTCGCCGCGCTGGGCGAGTTCAACACATTCGTTGCGCGGATATCCCTGGCGAGCTTCCTCGCCTACGTATTCGGGCAGATTCTCGACATCCAGGTCTTCGACCGCCTGCGACGCATGCGGCAGTGGTGGATCGCGCCAGTAGTCTCGACCCTGTTCGGCAACCTGCTGGATACCTTCACCTTCTTCTCCATCGCCTTCTGGCACAGTGACAACGCCTTCATGGCCGAGCACTGGGTGGAAATAGCCTGGGTCGACTACGGGGTGAAGCTCGCGGTCATGCTGATGCTCTTCGTGCCACTCTACGGCATGTTGCTCAGCGCCATCACACGTGGCCTGCAACGCCGGCCAGCCGCTGTCTGA
- a CDS encoding Nramp family divalent metal transporter, which translates to MLGLPTTATAPFCPSEVKGSIQVAAGAPLWRRILQFAGPGLLVSIGYMDPGNWATAIEAGSGFGYQLLFVVLLSSLAGMALQCLAMRLGIVTGQDLAQLSRSRYGVGTARVQWVLAELSIVATDLAEVLGCALAFHLLLGVNLTTGIILTAFDTIIVLGLKGQRFRHLEAIMLGLIVTISGCYLVELILIKPHWPDVAAGFLPSWDVVSQREPLYLAIGILGATVMPHNLYLHSSIVQTRQVSGSNGKAAAIRLTRIDTVVSLSLALMVNAAILILAAAAFHETGHTGVTEIQDAYRLLEPLVGTGLAAILFGVALLASGQSSTFTGTIAGQVIMDGFLQVKIPCWQRRLITRALALVPALIGVLMLGDKAVGKLLVLSQVVLSLQLPFALWPLIRFTSDRGLMGEFANGRSTRMLAWTLFCVISAANLWLLLQLLA; encoded by the coding sequence ATGCTGGGCCTGCCGACCACCGCCACCGCGCCATTCTGTCCGTCGGAAGTCAAAGGCAGCATCCAGGTAGCGGCCGGCGCACCGTTGTGGAGGCGCATCCTGCAATTCGCCGGCCCTGGCCTGCTGGTCTCAATCGGCTACATGGACCCGGGCAACTGGGCCACGGCCATCGAGGCTGGGTCCGGTTTCGGCTACCAGTTGCTGTTCGTGGTCCTGCTCTCCAGCCTCGCCGGCATGGCCCTTCAGTGCCTGGCGATGCGCCTTGGGATCGTCACCGGCCAGGACCTGGCGCAGCTTTCGCGCTCGCGCTACGGCGTCGGTACGGCACGCGTGCAATGGGTGCTGGCGGAGCTGTCGATCGTCGCCACCGATCTTGCCGAAGTGCTCGGCTGCGCCCTGGCCTTCCACCTGCTGCTGGGCGTGAACCTGACGACCGGAATCATTCTCACGGCGTTCGACACCATCATCGTGCTCGGCCTGAAGGGCCAGCGGTTTCGCCACCTGGAGGCGATCATGCTGGGCCTGATCGTCACCATCAGTGGCTGCTACCTGGTCGAGCTGATCCTCATCAAACCACACTGGCCCGACGTGGCCGCCGGCTTCCTGCCGAGTTGGGACGTGGTCAGCCAGCGCGAGCCGCTGTACCTCGCCATCGGCATCCTCGGAGCCACCGTCATGCCGCATAACCTCTACCTGCACTCATCCATCGTGCAGACGCGGCAGGTCAGCGGCAGCAACGGCAAGGCCGCGGCGATCCGCCTGACGCGCATCGACACCGTGGTCTCGCTGAGCCTTGCGCTGATGGTCAATGCGGCGATCCTGATCCTCGCTGCTGCGGCGTTCCACGAGACCGGGCATACCGGCGTCACCGAAATCCAGGACGCCTATCGGCTGCTCGAACCGCTGGTGGGCACGGGCCTTGCGGCAATACTGTTCGGCGTTGCGCTGCTTGCTTCCGGGCAAAGCTCAACCTTCACCGGAACCATCGCCGGGCAGGTGATCATGGATGGCTTTCTGCAGGTGAAAATTCCCTGCTGGCAGCGGCGGTTGATCACCCGTGCTCTGGCCCTGGTTCCGGCACTGATCGGCGTGCTGATGCTGGGCGACAAGGCGGTTGGCAAGCTGCTGGTGCTCAGCCAGGTGGTACTCAGCCTGCAACTGCCGTTCGCGCTGTGGCCGTTGATCCGCTTCACCAGCGACCGTGGCCTGATGGGCGAATTCGCCAACGGCAGAAGCACCCGCATGCTGGCCTGGACGCTGTTCTGCGTGATCAGCGCGGCCAATCTCTGGTTGTTGCTGCAACTGCTGGCTTGA
- a CDS encoding PilZ domain-containing protein — translation MANQRQYPRTPMKCRIKISHPSFGEVFGHTRDLSDGGVYVRHESLAGLPAGTRVTGQVQDLPIDAPVLEMEVMRTDGEGAGFRFVGNA, via the coding sequence ATGGCCAACCAACGCCAATACCCACGTACGCCGATGAAGTGCCGGATCAAGATCAGCCACCCCAGCTTCGGCGAGGTGTTCGGCCATACCCGTGATCTGTCCGATGGCGGTGTCTACGTACGTCACGAGAGCCTCGCCGGCCTGCCCGCCGGAACGCGGGTCACCGGGCAGGTGCAGGACCTGCCCATCGATGCCCCGGTGCTGGAAATGGAAGTGATGCGCACCGACGGCGAAGGTGCCGGCTTCCGCTTCGTCGGCAACGCCTGA